From Candidatus Glassbacteria bacterium:
CGTGGAAAAAGCATTTGTAGGGACCGCCTTTGAGCTGGTGGGTTGGCGCACCCTGACGGTCCAGGTAGCCGAACCACTCGCCATGTTCCCGGTCAATCAGGCGGTCAGCGATATAGTCCCAGGTCCGTTCGAAATATCCGGCGTATTTGTCATTGCCGCTGAGACTCCAGGCCAGCAGCGTTCCGTAAAGCGCCTCGCAGAGGGGCCACCACAGTTTCATCTGCCATTCCAGCTGTAGCGGAGGACGGTTTTCGGAGTCGAGGAAATAGTATATCCCGCCGTGAGCGTTATCCCAGCCGCGCTCGAACGACCATTCGATCATTTCAAGCGCCCTCTGACGGTGTTCCTCGATCCCGCGGGCTTCAAGATACTCCAGTACGAACCAGCCGGCCTCGATTGCATGACCGGGATTCATCAGCCGTCCCTCGCTGCCCGGCAGGTGACTGCCGTCGGGGGCCACGTTTTCCAGCACCAGCTTCCGTCCCGGATCGGCGTGGATCATCACTTCCGCCACCCAGCCCTCCATGCGTTCGGCATGGGGAAAATCATCGCGGCCGCGCGAGAACTGTTCGGCGGCGCACAGAAGCATCATCGGCACACTCATCGCCGAAACCTCCGGCCGTCCCTCCAGCATCGGCCTGCCCAGCAGGCGCGGATTGTCGGCCAGCTCCACCACCTTGTCGAACATCAGCAGGGCCTCGGCGGCCAGACGGTTCTCACCGGTG
This genomic window contains:
- a CDS encoding N-acylglucosamine 2-epimerase; the encoded protein is TGENRLAAEALLMFDKVVELADNPRLLGRPMLEGRPEVSAMSVPMMLLCAAEQFSRGRDDFPHAERMEGWVAEVMIHADPGRKLVLENVAPDGSHLPGSEGRLMNPGHAIEAGWFVLEYLEARGIEEHRQRALEMIEWSFERGWDNAHGGIYYFLDSENRPPLQLEWQMKLWWPLCEALYGTLLAWSLSGNDKYAGYFERTWDYIADRLIDREHGEWFGYLDRQGAPTHQLKGGPYKCFFHVPRTLMFCIKLLERIEG